Sequence from the Pararhizobium gei genome:
ACGTGCCGGACCGTCCCGACTTTGACAGCAGTGAAGCCTGAATCCGGCAGATGGCCGATGCGAACCGCGACATCCACGCCTTCTTCGACGATGTTGACCGGACGATCGATAAACAGCGTCCTTGCCTGCATGGCCGGATAGGTTTTCAGGAACTCGGTGACGACGGGCAGCACATACATCTGTCCGAAAAGCACCGACGCCGTGACGGACAGTCTCCCGCTCGGTTTGGCGTAGGAGCCACCGGCCGCGGCTTCCGCTTCTGCTATATCCGCCAATATACGGCGGCAATCCTCGAAATACCGTGTGCCCGCTTCCGTCAGCTTGACCGAGCGTGTCGTGCGAACAAACAGGCGGGCGCCGATGAGATCTTCAAGGGCCGCAACCGCGCGCGTGACGGCCGGCGCGCTCATATGCATATGGCGCGCGGCCTCCGCAAAGCTCCCCGTCTCCGCAACCCTTGCAAAGACCCGCATCGCCTGCCATCGATCCATTCCATTCCCCGAAATCACACGAGCCGAGCCGAGCGTGAATAGCCGTTTGTATCAATCCCGAAACGCATCTCGCAAGACTGTTTCGAGATTGACTGCAATGATACCAGACACTGCCGCGCAGGCTTATGCGGATTTCGGACTTGATGGGTCCGTGTATATGATGCGGCCAGTGTCTCGATCTGCACGCAGGCATCCGCGTCGATGCCGGCTTTGCGAGCGCACTCACGGTGTTCGTCGTCAGGCACGAGCGCCAAGGCAACCGCCTTGGATAGCTGGAAGTCGAAGCTTGAGCCGCTGCGCGCCATGTCGATCTCAGCTCCGGTCATCCCGAGCGCGCTTGCATCTTCTTCCTGCCGATGGTTGAAAGATCGCTCACCGCTTGAAGCCGTGAGCGCGAGTTCGATCGCCAGCCGTGCTCTCGCGTCGAGTTTGAATCCTGTCATGGCGATACGTCCCCAAAATGCATCCGGGTCAGAAACCGCACTCACTGAGCCCCGGATGATTGTCCGGCCGGCGTCCGAGCGGCCAGCGGAACTTGCGGTCCGCTTCGAAAATCGGCTGCTCGTTGATACTGGCGTGGCGCGCCCGCATCAGCCCGTCTGCGGCAAACTCCCAGTTTTCGTTGTCATAGGCGCGAAACCATTGACCGCTGTCGTCGTGATACTCGTAAGCATAACGAACGGCGATGCGGTTGCCCTGGAAGGCCCAAAGCTCTTTGATCAGACGGTAATCAAGCTCGCGGTTCCATTTGCGCCCCAGAAAGGCTTCGGCCTCGGCGCGGCCGTTCAGAAACTCGGCGCGGTTGCGCCAGCGCGTATTGACGGTATAGGCCAGCGCCACTCTGGCGGCATCACGGCTGTTCCAGCCATCTTCCGCAAGACGGACCTTGTCGATGGCGGTCTGTTCGTTGAACGGAGGAAGGGGCGGACGGGACATGGTTCAATTCCTTATGGTGGGAAGGCCTAGAGTTCGAGTTGAATACGGTTCTCATCATCAGTCTCCTGCTCGGCCGGCACCGCCGAGCACAGCAAGACCTCGTCCTCGGCGATCGCCGCCGTCGGCTCCTTGATATAGGTGACCGCGCCTTGGACGAGCTTTGTGCGGCATGTTCCGCAACTGCCTTCCCGGCAACTGAATTCCGGGTTCAAGCCCCGCGCTTCCGCGAGCTCCAGCAGCGTGCCGGAGCCAGGCGTCCAGCGCGCCTCCTTCAGCGAGGTCATGAAGGCGACCGCGACAGGCTTCGTGGATGGCGGCCGGCGGGCCGGCGCACCCACGCCGGCATCGGGCGTTCTTGTCAAC
This genomic interval carries:
- a CDS encoding LysR family transcriptional regulator; this encodes MDRWQAMRVFARVAETGSFAEAARHMHMSAPAVTRAVAALEDLIGARLFVRTTRSVKLTEAGTRYFEDCRRILADIAEAEAAAGGSYAKPSGRLSVTASVLFGQMYVLPVVTEFLKTYPAMQARTLFIDRPVNIVEEGVDVAVRIGHLPDSGFTAVKVGTVRHVICGSPGYLESHGVPLTPADLKNHRIAASTSAWASPEWRFADDHRVTIEPVLQCNTNEAAITLARTGWGLTRALHYQIGPALLAGELQIVLSDFEEPPIPIHLLHPEGRQAPAKVRAFVDMAAARLRENRLLN
- a CDS encoding DUF1348 family protein, which produces MSRPPLPPFNEQTAIDKVRLAEDGWNSRDAARVALAYTVNTRWRNRAEFLNGRAEAEAFLGRKWNRELDYRLIKELWAFQGNRIAVRYAYEYHDDSGQWFRAYDNENWEFAADGLMRARHASINEQPIFEADRKFRWPLGRRPDNHPGLSECGF